CTCTAGATCCTGAATTCACCTCTGAATTATGAAGCCATTGCCTAGGACATGTCATACTCGTGACATACCTGATCTAGTCCTATAGCATTGGCAGTTGATATTAAAGCAACTCAGACAAACAAAAAGGAAATATGAGAAAATGAAGAGCAGTATATAACCTTAGAAAAGCCAGATCCCTCTGAGAAGGGTACTGGATCTCTTTTGTAGGAAGTCAAGCAATTGACATTTGAAGGGATGGCCCATGGATCAAACTTATAATTAGAAGCTAACTCATTAAGCTTATTAGCAACCAATGAACCTCCATTTCCTTTAGTCTCCAAACTGCTATTCTCATTGATACTCAATGAGCTACAAGGAGTACTGAAGCTGCCAAAATTAGTGTCAGGAATTTCAAGAACTTCAGACAACATCCTTGTGAACTCAGTAGGAGATAGACTTCCATTATAAGGGTTCAGCTGTTTGAGTCGATGCCCTGTCCCCGTACAGCCATTTTCGTTCCAATCACAGCTTTCACACAAGCACATTTCTTCATCCATGCATCTAACAACTGCTGGCTGTGAACTGCATTTGTCACAAATGAGAGAACGAGAATGCCTTCGCGATAAACAATTTGCTGAGTGCACATTTTCATCACATTGCAAGCAAAGCCTTGCTGAATCTGATTTACAATACACTAATCCCCTCACCaccccacataattcacatacaGGATCCATTGAAACCTAGTTATTTTCTTCCAACTACTCCCTTACCAGCTAGTATAATAAATGTGCTTCTCCTTATTTATTGTTGTAATTTATTTCTTTGGCCTATCTAAATGGATACAATATTTAAACAAGATAAATTCTATGTCACGAACAGTGATTCTATTAATGATGAAGAAAGAGGATTCTTGATTCAATTCTCCACCTTAACGGCATAAACAGGTTGATAATCAAATATTCTTAGTAGGTATTGGACTTCTCTCTTGATCCTACACCTTCTGTAAAACTTCTATCAGAATCAAGCACTTCACCcgttacaaaaaaaatataagatTGAAACAATGTATACAGCTGAAGATGAACTAAATATGAAACTAGAGCTGTTAAATTCTATGACAAATTGTATTAAAACTACTGATTAGAACAAAAACCTCGTTCAATGTTGATTCAGATGGATGCAAATGTTCTTGTCACTAAGCACATAAGGTTTGTAGGAAAAGATGAaaggaaataaaaaaaatctactggaatgtaaattttagtttttcttTGGTTTCAGTGAGGAACGTATATTGGTATTTATGGACGTGTGCCACGTGGAGAGATGTGAGAAGTGAAACTTGATACGGCTTACTGGAAATGCTGATCTGGAATGGAATATGCTTCTTGCTCAACTGATTTTGATTAATGTCCTGAGGACTCGCTCTCTATAAACTCACTCCGTTGATGGTAAAACAGTTGACGAAAAAAGAATACGAAATAATTTACCCGCTTTCttctatataaaaataaaataaaaatacataacaTGTCTTTATTGTTTTTTCTTAAGTATTATATTATTCATTTTTAAAGTGCTTAATATTGGCTATAGCTACACCCACTGAATTCATTACTTAGCAAGCTCAGAAGCAGCCCATGCATTAGAATAGCTCAGCTTATACGAGTTCAATTTATAGCTCAAGATTATCGTTCTACCAGTTTACTTATTCACTCATTTCGTTCGATTAGTTAATCTCCAGCTAATTAAGCACAATTAGTTTTTATATAGAGCATTAATAATATAGCTGTTCGAATTTGTTTACAACTGATTAGTTACGAAACTTTGCATAGTAGTACTTTAGGTCATTTTTCAACATTTATCAATCAATGATCAATGATTTTTAACTAATTAGAATATAATTAAACTAAATGGTTACATTCTTTAAAAGTCGTATACTAAGAATGAAGCTTAAGATCTCAAAGTGTTCCGAACAAACACCATCTAACTTTGACAAAAAAGTTACCAAACGTTTCCTTAAATATCTTCACATGAATAGTTAATTAATGTTAGAACCTCTTGGATTATGTCGACATCTTGCCTATGGTGAGTCACCAAAAACAATTACGCATTTGCTATCAGTTATAGCTAGAGCTTTCAATTCCCAAGAACATGTTGCATGTGTCAAGAGTGTTGGGAACGGGTTTGTTGGATAATGCTAACATCCTATCGATGGCGAGACCCAGGTGATGGGTTGGGGATGGCCCGATTGAAGCTGTGATCGAATATGACATATGCTTGATGAGCTAGGTTAAGAAATCAACTACTTATTTTTTATACGGAAAAGGGTCATATATGCGAGTGAACTATACGAATTAGGATAGATATGTCCGTCGTTATTAGTTTGGCCCAGATATGCGTAAACCGTCCAATACTTGCTTATTAATGCTCTTAGTTAAACGAAACCCACTATTTTATCTTTCTTAAATAATTAATAACCGGACCTGATCAAAATCTGCTGACCTGATCCGTTAGGACCCAACCGGACTCAATACGGACATCAATTTCACAGATtattagaaaataaaatttatgtatTTTAAGTACTATGGAGACATAGCtacaaattattattttgtaactgaaaatatgaaaatcatactcattttttttttttttttgtagtttaaCTCCTCAAATATTAATAATGTCACAGAAGAAGTAACAGTTTGATATAACATGAGATAGAGATTATTAATTTTTCCTTTCCGTGTTGCTGCTTGTTTGACAACTAATATTGACAATTCATGACAGCAAAAATGTTGTAATTAATGATTGACGACCGAGACAACAATGAGACTTATGGCGCCTGTTGGATCTAATATCAAAGATGATGGAGcagaaaaaataaatacaaaaatgGAAAAGAAGCACCACTGTTTTgacaatttattaattatttcataataaattTGTAATGCAGAAAATAATCCAATAAACTAATAATCAATCATATAATGATCACTTATCTAAACCGAAAAATGGATCCATCAGGTTAAGTTATAGTGAACATGGAGTTATTTGTATTTGTATTGATAAAAAATACAAATAgattgtgagaaaaataaaaatagatggTTAAAATGATTGAAGAAAGCACAAACTAATTcgaatattatattattaaaataataaataaatatcaattaCTACTTTTAGTAGGATTACTTCCCAAAATGATGTATAACAAAAAAAATATCGATTATCAAACtactcaaataaataaatatgattaTTACACAATTTCTTaaccaaacaaaaataatatattaaaatatatcTTTGAAATAAGGGTGGGTCGGGTCCTAACGGATCGGGTCAATAGATTTTGGTTGGGCCCGGTTATTAATTATATAAGAAAGACAAAATAGTGGGTTTCGTTTAACTAAGGGCATGAATGAGCAAGTATTGGACGGTTTGGGCTTATCTGGGCCAAACTAATAACGACGGGCATATCTGTTCTAATTCGCATAGTTCACTGACATATATGACCATTTTTCGTTTTTTATACGACCGTAATGTTTAATCCTAAAATAACCTAAGAGTTCTTCCTTTTATCTATCAAGCCACTTCAAAATGCGTCCACCGTTAAACTCTTTTATCGATCACATGATGATTTTCTAACAGTATTATGACCCCAAttttccaccttaggatgtcgtgatggcacctaatctctaagattaggtaagcctaacagttaATAATAGCTTAACAGAAATAACCAATTTGAGATACTAAAATAAAACCGATAAGCTCATATTAATTCCTAAAATAGAACATCAACAACATAATTCCCAAAATCAGTAgaattgagtcataagctctacaaataTTCTAAAACCTATACTACAACACGGTCTGCCAAAGGAAATAACAACAATGTTATGATaacggaaggtgactccgaagcctgcggacgtcgagcaggtataccttgaagtctccggaaaGCAAGTAATCAATCAATCACTAGCGTCCAGCACGGgaagacgtacctggatctgcacaaaaaatatgcagaaatgtagtatgaatATACTACAacggtaaccagtaagtatcaagcccaatctcggtagagtaatgatgaggccaggtcaagagacctactaggataagataaacaaaataataatataataacggGAAGTAACGGAAAGCGGAGAAATGAATGATGACAAAGCAGTTTAGTAACGTAACCCAATGACAGAATTTTAAGCAAAAAGGCAACAAGTAGGAAGCACATAATGAGAAccataaataatcaaatacagacaaaactggtaagacaaggaagaataaaagcaacaagaactgttcaactaataaatcttttcaatatgaaatatacaacaagaatcacaatcgaggtaccacctcgtattcacatttcacaatttcaatcatattctttccttatatcaccgcgtgagccttacatttagtttcgaaaattattttttcctgaAATTGCcacacgcgttttagcccaccttatcccACCGCATGATTTCAAGTAGTTTCCCTATTAGTAATACGCGtatcaatcccaccttatctcatcacatgcgtatcaacccctagccttataccaccgcatgtgtaacAATATCACAACACAGTCACAActtgcaccacaagtgcccatatgccaaaacttgccaaaaagtcaataataccaatgtttccacaacaaataacCCATTGCTCAATCGCAATGTATACaataatctcaataacaacaagatGAATGAGcaatactcaacaaggaaagatacctCAACATTTAACAACTTCACCTTaatgtgataacgacttttacaacttcaataccaataactcaacaaaaagATATTCCACGAAATAGCAATCTCAAGTAAGAGTAATTTAGCAATAAAGAGgtaacaagataataagaaaaataaaaacttcAACTAAGACATATGAGAGCAAATATAACAAGTAAaaggtagaacaagtgctacaacatcaactaaagcatgtaagagtagattaacaatgaaaaATGTGACATGCtataacaattcaattaaaggcatagaaatagtctaaatagcctaaatcggtcaaataccatatatagccCGTGTAACCTACTCGTCAcattgcgtacacggctttcacataacacaaatagcacaatcaatccaaatcctaaagggtagtttctcccacacaaagttaagcaaaatacttacctcaaataagttAAATCAACCCACTACTAAGCCTATTCCATGAAATCTaactccggacggctcgaatctttCCAAAATAACTTagtaccataaatacaaaccatagaaaATTATATCGGTTAATAAAGTagtaatctttaaagaaaatcaaaaagtcaactcaaaacttTAACCCCGAGCTCGCACtttggaacccgataaaacttacaaaatctgaacacccattcaataatgagtccaaccataccaaaattatccgatttggacctcaaatcgaccttcaaatcttcaatttatagTTTAGGAAAGTTTTCACAAAATCTCCAATTTCCTCCAacacaaaacactaattaaatgttaaaaacaatgaaggaatcatgaataacaagaaaatccgagtaaaaaatacttaccccgatccaaatcTTGAAAATCCCTTCCAAAATGGCCAAAAACCGAGCTCTTTAGCTCAAAGtgtggaaaataaaataaaaccatcGACTCTAACCTTTTTCTGGCTAGTTATTCTGCTTCTGCAGATatgtggtcgcttctgcgactccgcaTTTGCGAAAAAACCATAGCAGATGCGGCTTCCACTTAAGACCAGAAGAATCGCTTCTGCGGACGTATATACGCACttgcgcgtccgcttctgcgtaGATTCCATCGCAATTGCTCATCTAGTCAGCCAAATCCAAATCCACTTCTGCAATCCACCAGCCACACCTGAGGCTCCAAACCTGCGGCCaagcccaccgcaggtgcgatgacacgaGAAACTCAGCTGTTCAACAGCAATTATCTTAAGTCCAAAGTGAACCCGAaatcaatccgaatcacacccgggccCCGTGGACTCCGTCCGAACATACcgtcaagtcccaaaacacataataaacctactcgaggtctaaactcacatcaaacaacaccaaaaccacgaattgtacatcgattcaagcctaatgaactaataaacTTCCAATGTCTAAAACTAATACTCAATCATATCAAAcaaactccgaatgacctcaaattttatacacaagtcataaatgatacaacgaacctatttcaactttcgaaaccaaaatatgACTCCGATATTGACAaataactctcggtcaaacctctcaaccttccaaaccttcaactttccaacttttgccaattcaagccaaaacgacctactgacctccaaatcaatatccggacatacgcctaagtccaaaatcaccatacgaagctatcagaatcatcaaaactctattccagagttgtctacataaaagtcaaactccgatcaaatctttcaacacaagcttctAACTTTGGGAATaaatgtcccaattcactctgaaaatcacccgaaaccaaacaaactaccccgacaagtcacttAACCAAAATTGAACGtaaaggaggcaataaataggaaaACGGGGCTACAATGCACAAAATGACCGTCCgaatcgttacatcctccccctttttaaaataaacgttcgtcctcgaacgagtatagagacatacctgaagtgctgaaaaggtgaggataacagCTAtacatatcatgctcagtctcctaAGTAgactcctcgactggttgacccctccattgaacctttaaggaagtaatgttctttgacctcaactctTGGATctgcctgtccaagatggccaccaactcctcaacataagtcaaatccttgtccaattggactgatatgaaatctaacacatgtgacggattaccataatacttctggagcatggaaagaTGGAACACCAGGTGAACTGTAGATAAGCAgagtggcaatgcaagcttgtaggccacctcccccATTCTcttaaggatctcaaaaggaccaatatacctagggttcaacttgcccttcatcccgaacctcatcacacccttcatgggttaaacccggagcaaaaccctctctcaaACTATAAATGCTACATTACGAGCcctccgatcagcataactcttctgtctagactaggCAGTATGTAGTCGATCTTGAATTAACTTGACTTTCtacaaggcatctcgaaccaaatctgtgcccaacaacctagcctctcccggctcaaaccaaccaactggagaacgacaccgcctcccatataaggcctcataaggatccatctgaatactcgattggcaGTTGTTGTTGTAGTcgaactctgcaagcggcaagatttgatcccaagaaccctcaaaatccataacataggcacaaagcatatcctctaatatctgaatggtgcgctcggactgtcagTTTGTCTGGGGGTAAAatactgtactcaactctacccttgtgcctaactcacactgcacGAATTTCCAGAAATATaatgtgaactgtgtgcctcgaCCGGAGATAATGGACACTGGCATGCCGTGGAGACGAACAATATAATagatatagacctgagccagctgctctgaagaataagtagtcaccgccataatgaaatgagccgacttggtcaacctatccacaatcacccatactacgtcaaatttcttcaaagttcgtgagagcccaacaatgaagtccAATGGTtacacgctcccacttccactcgggaatctcaagtctctgaagcaaagtgcctggcctctgatgctcgtacttcacctgttgacagtttaggcaccgagtCACATAcaccactatatctttctttattctcctccaccaatagtgctgcctcaaatcggATACATCTTGGTAgctcccggatgaatggaatactgcaaactgtgagcctcctcaagaatcaactcacgcaacccatccacattgggcacacataatcgTCCCCGCATTcgcaaaaccccatcatctccaatagaaacctccttggcatagCTGTGCTGtaccgtgtctttaaggacaagcaaatgaggttcgtcatactgacactctctggagtgctcatataaggaagatcgagaaaccacgcaagcaagaacgcagctgggctccgaaatatctaatctaatAAATTGATTAGCCAAGGAATGAACATCCAGGGCTAGTGGCCTCTTTGCTGCAGgtagatatgccaaactacccaaactctctccctttctactcaaggagtcgaccaccacattggcttttccgggataatagagaatagtgatatcatagtctttaagcaactctaaccatctccactgccgcaGGTTAAAGAtttttctgcttgaacagatactggagactccggtgatcggtatagacctcacatgggacaccatacagatagtgcctccaagTCTTCAATTCATGAACAATAGCTATCAATTCCATGTCGTGGACTGGAttattcttctcatgaacctttagctgctgagacgcgtaggcaatcaccgtaccgtcttgcatcaacaccgcgccaagcccAATACATGATGCATaataatacacagtgtaagaccccgaacccgtaggtaacaccaacactagggctgtagtcaaagaagtcttgagcttttgaaagctcgccttaCACTTCTCAGGCCATCTAaaaagagcacccttctaggtcaatctagtcataggtgcaataatggatgagaaaccctctacgaaacgtcgataatatccggccaaaccaaaaaaactccgaatctcagtagttgaagacggactgggccaactctaaactgcttcaatcttcttcggatctaccttaatcctctCACTCGACACCAGATGACCCAAAAACGacaccgaatcaagccaaaattcacactttgagaattcgcatataacttcttctcccttaaggtctggagcacgatcctcaaatactgctcatgatcctcccgactgcgGGAGTCCACCatgatgtcgtcaataaatacaatgacaaatgactcaagatatggctaaaatacattgttcatcaggtgcataaatgatgttggggcgttggtcagcccaaatggtatcacaaggaactcgtcgTGACCATgctgagtcctgaaagcagtctttagAATAtatggatcccgaatcttcagctgatgataccttgacctcaaatcaatcttcgagaacactctggcaccctgaagctggtcaaataagtcatcaatacgcggtaattGATACCtatcttcactgtaactttgtttaactgcctataatcaatacacatccgcatcgagccatcctttttctttacaaacagaactggagcaccccaaggtggcatactaggtcggatgaaacccttgtcaagcaactcttgcagttgttcctttaactccttcagttATGCTtgtgccatatgatatggtggaatagaaataggctgagtgctcgGCTCCAGGTCAATGccaaaatcgatatctctatcgggcggcatgccagGAAAGTTTGCTGTAAACACATCAGGGAAGTCTCTTACTACCAGAGtggactcaacggtaggagtatcggCACTAACATTTCTCACGAAGACTAGATATGCATCACTCCCCTTCTCAGCCATCTGATGTGGCTCAAGAAAGGACACAACCCTGTTgggaatataatccaatgtacccttccactctaatcgtggaaaacttggcatagccaatatcacaattttggcgtgacaatctagaatagcatgatagggagacaactagtccatgcacaagatcacatcaaagtctaccatattgagtaagAATAGATCAACCCTGGTTTTAAAACCACTAATAAAAACTAAACATGACTGATAGAcaaggtccacaataatagaatctcccacgggcatggacacatatacaagagaactcaaagaatcacgaggtatacccaaatacggagcaaagtaagatgacacatatgagtaagtagagcccagatcaaataaaactgaggcaACCCTGAaatagaccggaacaatacataTGATGACTGCATCTAAAGTGGTAGCCTCTGTCCTACtcggaaaagcatagaaacgagcctggcctccccctctagggcgacctctacctgcctgacTTCTACCACTAGCTTGTGGTGCATGTGGAGCGGCAGCTGGAGTAGTAACCATGGCCTGCGAAACCTGTGGACCCTATGAAATCCATGGAGCATGTGTAGTCTATGGAGGcacacccctcctaagtctgggccAGTCCCTCATCATATGTCTGGTATCACCACACTTAAAGCAAGCTCTCGGTGGGAGTGGCT
This sequence is a window from Nicotiana tomentosiformis chromosome 5, ASM39032v3, whole genome shotgun sequence. Protein-coding genes within it:
- the LOC138892133 gene encoding uncharacterized protein; its protein translation is MVTTPAAAPHAPQASGRSQAGRGRPRGGGQARFYAFPSRTEATTLDAVIICIVPVYFRVASVLFDLGSTYSYVSSYFAPYLGIPRDSLSSLVYVSMPVGDSIIVDLVYQSCLVFISGFKTRVDLFLLNMVDFDVILCMD